A single Bufo bufo chromosome 6, aBufBuf1.1, whole genome shotgun sequence DNA region contains:
- the LOC121005786 gene encoding zinc finger protein 271-like yields MWKTGEKPFSCSECEKVFIQKSDLVKHGRIHTGEKPFSCLECGKFFIQKSDLVKHERIHTGEKPFSCSECEKGFIQKSDLVNHERIHTGEKPFSCSECGKCFIQKSDLVKHERIHTGEKPFSCSECEKGFIQKSDLVKHERIHTWEKPFSCSECGKCFNYKSHLVKHERIHTGEKPFSCSECEKGFIQKSDLVKHERIHTGEKPFSCSECGKCFNQNSHLVVHQRIHTGKKLYSCLECDKSFNGKSDLVKHHRIHTGEKPFSCSECGKCFTNKSHLVTHQISHTGEKPFSCSECGKRFSKKFVLVRHQSIHTREKPFSCSECQKCFATKSYLLRHERIHTGPKPFSSS; encoded by the exons atgtggaaaa caggggagaagccattttcctgttcagaatgtgaaaaagtTTTTATCCAGAAATCAGATCTCGTTAAGCAtgggagaattcacacaggggagaagccattttcctgtttagaatgtggaaaat tTTTTAtccagaaatcagatcttgttaagcatgagagaattcacacaggggagaagccattttcctgttcagaatgtgaaaaaggGTTTAtccagaaatcagatcttgttaaccatgagagaattcacacaggggagaagccattttcctgttcagaatgtggaaaat gTTTTATCCAGAAATCAGATCTCGTTaagcatgagagaattcacacaggggagaagccattttcctgttcagaatgtgaaaaaggTTTTATCCAGAAATCAGATCTCGTTaagcatgagagaattcacacatgggagaagccattttcctgttcagaatgtggaaaatgtttcaactataaatcacatcttgttaaacatgagagaattcacacaggggagaagccattttcctgttcagaatgtgaaaaaggTTTTATCCAGAAATCAGATCTCGTTaagcatgagagaattcacacaggggagaagccattttcctgttcagaatgtggaaaatgttttaaccagaattcacatcttgttgtacatcagagaattcacacaggaaagAAACtctattcatgtttagaatgtgacaAATCTTTTAACggcaaatcagatcttgttaaacatcatagaattcacacaggggagaagccattttcatgttcagaatgtggaaaatgtttcacaAATAAATcgcatcttgttacacatcagataagtcacacaggggagaagccattttcatgttcagaatgtggaaaacgcTTTAGCAAAAAATTtgttcttgttagacatcagagcaTTCACAcacgggagaagccattttcctgttcagaatgtcagaaatgttttGCAACTAAATCATATCTtcttagacatgagagaattcacacaggaccaAAACCATTTTCAAGTTcataa